From Edaphobacter lichenicola, one genomic window encodes:
- a CDS encoding glycoside hydrolase family 95 protein yields MSGFTKVEQCGALTLLLGFSSMLAAQSYVPSGDLLVRFGAPARVFEEAMPTGNGRLGATMYGGISEERVDLNESSMWSGSPHDSDRTDAAKELPEIRRLLIAGDNVAAEVLVNKSFTSADAGSGDPRYGSYEELGKLLLSFDGMKDANASEYRRWLDLDGAVATTSFEANGVRYTREVFTSAPDQVIVVHLRASRSRSLSLRVRLGRVERFQTKTDGKDGLVMTGALDSGVHDMAGLRYATRVRAFIRGGTIRPVDGDSLLISRADEVTLLVTAATNYRGFAGRHSHDAEFAALQDMRAAAQRSYALLLARHQADYRSYFRRVSLVMGDAALEQSAAADRLAAAHLGANDPGLVALYFQFGRYLLISSSRPGGLPANLQGLWAEGIHPGWKGDWHLNVNVQMNYWPAEPTGLGDLTDPLFALMEGLQVPGGHTARSYYGADGWVAHVMTNAWGFTSPGEEASWGSTIIGSAWLCQHIWEHYLYTGDAEFLRRMYPMMKGASEFYLSMLVHEPKHGWLVTAPSNSPENTFYMPDGRKASVCMGPAIDEENLRYLFGATAEAEAKLGLDEDLRTKLIQTQAQLAPIQIGADGRVMEWLEPYREVDPHHRHVSHLWAVYPGEEIDPEATPKLAEAARQSLEVRGDGATGWSLAYKMLLWARLGDGDHAYALLRNLWNPVDPIKQSSAGSFPNLWDSHPPFQIDGNFGATAAIAEMLLDSRPNEVRVLPALPSALPEGRVDGLRAIGGMTVGVTWKAGRMTELRLLSERDGVVRVRYGSVVRELQMKAGARKVLDGLLRTVS; encoded by the coding sequence TTGTCCGGCTTCACTAAGGTGGAACAATGTGGCGCGCTTACGTTGCTGTTGGGCTTCAGTTCCATGCTTGCGGCCCAGAGCTACGTGCCTTCCGGTGACCTGCTGGTGCGCTTCGGTGCGCCGGCACGCGTCTTCGAGGAGGCTATGCCAACGGGCAATGGACGGCTAGGAGCGACGATGTATGGCGGCATCTCCGAGGAGAGAGTGGACCTGAATGAGAGTTCGATGTGGTCCGGCTCACCCCACGACTCGGATCGCACAGACGCTGCGAAAGAGCTCCCAGAGATTCGCAGGCTTCTGATTGCGGGTGACAATGTGGCCGCCGAGGTTCTGGTAAATAAGAGCTTTACATCGGCTGATGCGGGGAGCGGCGATCCTCGCTATGGTTCGTACGAAGAGTTGGGAAAACTGCTGCTCTCGTTTGATGGGATGAAGGATGCGAACGCCAGCGAATATCGCAGATGGCTTGATCTCGATGGGGCTGTGGCGACGACGAGTTTTGAGGCAAATGGAGTGCGCTATACACGCGAAGTATTCACAAGCGCCCCGGACCAGGTGATTGTGGTGCACCTGCGCGCGAGCCGATCGCGTTCGCTTTCGTTGCGCGTTCGTCTGGGCAGAGTGGAGCGTTTCCAGACGAAGACCGATGGTAAAGATGGCTTGGTGATGACGGGCGCGCTGGACTCGGGCGTGCACGACATGGCTGGCCTTCGGTATGCCACCCGTGTGCGAGCGTTCATTCGCGGCGGCACGATAAGACCAGTCGATGGCGATTCTCTTTTGATCTCTCGCGCTGACGAGGTTACGCTACTGGTGACCGCGGCAACCAACTATCGAGGATTCGCAGGCCGTCACAGCCATGACGCCGAGTTCGCCGCTTTGCAGGATATGCGCGCGGCGGCACAGCGGTCTTATGCGTTGTTACTGGCGCGCCACCAAGCGGATTATCGCAGCTACTTCCGCAGAGTATCGCTTGTGATGGGAGACGCAGCTCTGGAGCAGAGCGCGGCCGCAGACCGCTTAGCCGCGGCTCATTTGGGAGCGAACGATCCTGGGTTGGTGGCGCTCTACTTTCAGTTTGGCCGCTATCTGTTGATTTCGTCGTCTCGTCCGGGTGGCCTGCCGGCAAATCTTCAAGGGCTTTGGGCAGAGGGCATCCATCCTGGATGGAAGGGCGACTGGCACTTGAACGTCAATGTGCAGATGAACTACTGGCCAGCGGAGCCAACGGGACTAGGAGATCTTACGGATCCTCTGTTCGCTCTTATGGAAGGCCTGCAGGTGCCCGGCGGACATACAGCACGGAGCTACTACGGCGCCGATGGATGGGTCGCGCATGTGATGACGAATGCGTGGGGCTTCACGTCACCCGGAGAAGAGGCTTCGTGGGGTTCGACTATTATCGGTTCCGCGTGGCTGTGCCAGCACATATGGGAGCACTATCTCTACACGGGCGACGCGGAGTTTCTACGACGCATGTATCCCATGATGAAGGGCGCTTCGGAGTTTTATCTGTCGATGTTGGTTCACGAGCCGAAGCATGGATGGCTTGTCACGGCACCCTCCAATTCGCCGGAGAACACTTTTTACATGCCCGATGGACGGAAGGCCAGCGTGTGCATGGGACCTGCGATCGACGAGGAGAATCTTCGTTACCTGTTTGGCGCGACGGCAGAGGCGGAGGCGAAGCTTGGACTGGACGAGGATCTACGAACGAAGCTGATCCAGACGCAGGCGCAGCTTGCTCCTATCCAGATTGGCGCCGACGGCCGCGTGATGGAGTGGCTTGAACCATATCGCGAGGTCGATCCGCATCATCGTCATGTTTCGCATCTGTGGGCCGTGTATCCAGGAGAAGAGATCGATCCTGAAGCAACTCCGAAGCTGGCTGAGGCGGCGCGACAGTCGCTGGAGGTAAGAGGCGATGGCGCAACGGGTTGGTCGCTTGCTTACAAGATGTTGCTGTGGGCGCGGCTCGGAGATGGAGACCATGCTTATGCCTTACTCCGAAACCTCTGGAATCCCGTGGATCCTATTAAACAGAGTTCGGCGGGAAGCTTTCCGAATTTGTGGGATTCGCATCCGCCGTTCCAGATCGATGGCAACTTTGGGGCCACGGCCGCGATTGCGGAGATGCTGCTGGATAGCCGTCCGAATGAAGTTCGCGTGCTTCCAGCATTACCCTCCGCACTGCCCGAGGGCCGAGTCGACGGGCTAAGGGCGATAGGAGGAATGACAGTTGGAGTGACCTGGAAAGCTGGGCGAATGACTGAGTTGAGGCTGCTGTCAGAGCGCGATGGGGTTGTCAGAGTTCGCTATGGATCGGTTGTTCGGGAGTTGCAGATGAAGGCTGGAGCGAGGAAGGTTCTCGACGGGTTGCTGCGAACGGTTAGCTAG